In Paenibacillus algicola, a genomic segment contains:
- the glyQ gene encoding glycine--tRNA ligase subunit alpha, with the protein MNFQQMILTLQQFWAEQNCIIVQPYDTEKGAGTMNPMTYLRSIGPEPWNVAYVEPSRRPADGRYGENPNRLYQHHQFQVIIKPSPDNIQELYLESLERLGINPLDHDIRFVEDNWEAPTLGAWGLGWEVWLDGMEITQFTYFQQVGGIDANPVAVEITYGLERLASYIQDKENVFELEWVHGITYGDVFHQPEFEHSKYTFEVSDVKMLFTLFNMYEEEANKAMSQQLVFPAYDYVLKCSHTFNLLDARGAISVTERTGYIMRVRNLARQVAATYLEEREKLGFPLIKKGGADHA; encoded by the coding sequence ATGAATTTTCAGCAAATGATTTTGACGCTGCAGCAATTTTGGGCAGAGCAGAACTGCATTATCGTACAGCCGTATGACACGGAAAAGGGTGCAGGGACGATGAATCCCATGACATACCTGCGCTCAATCGGACCCGAGCCCTGGAATGTTGCCTATGTAGAGCCTTCACGCCGCCCGGCCGATGGCCGCTATGGCGAGAATCCGAACCGGCTGTATCAGCATCACCAGTTTCAGGTTATTATCAAGCCGTCTCCGGACAATATTCAAGAGCTGTACCTGGAGAGCCTGGAGCGGCTGGGCATCAATCCGCTGGACCACGACATCCGCTTTGTTGAAGACAACTGGGAAGCCCCAACTCTGGGAGCCTGGGGACTGGGCTGGGAGGTATGGCTGGATGGTATGGAAATTACGCAGTTTACCTATTTCCAGCAGGTAGGCGGCATTGATGCCAATCCGGTAGCGGTCGAGATTACATATGGCCTGGAGCGCCTTGCCTCTTATATTCAGGACAAAGAGAATGTATTCGAGCTGGAATGGGTTCATGGCATTACGTATGGCGATGTCTTCCATCAGCCGGAATTCGAGCATTCCAAATATACTTTTGAAGTGTCTGACGTAAAAATGCTGTTCACTCTCTTTAACATGTATGAGGAAGAGGCCAACAAGGCGATGAGTCAGCAGCTCGTATTTCCTGCATATGACTATGTGCTGAAATGCTCCCATACGTTCAATCTGCTGGATGCACGCGGGGCGATCAGTGTGACGGAGCGTACCGGATATATTATGCGAGTCCGTAACTTGGCCCGTCAGGTGGCGGCTACGTATCTCGAGGAGCGCGAGAAGCTCGGGTTCCCGTTAATCAAGAAAGGAGGGGCTGACCATGCCTAG
- a CDS encoding YaiI/YqxD family protein — translation MSISETRSIVVDGDACPVKKEIAETARQHGLPVLLVSSFDHRQEPGEGITVIQVDRSDQSADLYIANHICRGDVVVTQDYGLAALALSKSCYVISFRGRTYSDQDIDFLLDTRYQKAKARKSGHYGKGPRRLTEEDRKIFQHKLTKLLKALQENV, via the coding sequence ATGAGCATATCTGAAACCAGAAGCATCGTTGTGGACGGGGACGCCTGTCCCGTAAAGAAGGAGATTGCCGAAACCGCGCGGCAGCATGGACTTCCCGTGCTGCTGGTCTCTTCCTTTGATCATCGGCAGGAGCCGGGAGAAGGCATCACGGTCATCCAGGTAGACCGCAGCGATCAGAGCGCCGATCTTTATATTGCCAATCATATCTGCCGCGGTGATGTGGTCGTGACCCAGGATTACGGGCTTGCCGCCCTGGCATTATCTAAGTCCTGTTATGTGATCTCCTTTCGCGGGAGAACATACAGCGATCAGGATATTGATTTCCTGCTGGATACGCGGTATCAGAAGGCAAAAGCGAGAAAATCCGGACACTATGGCAAGGGGCCTCGCAGGCTGACCGAAGAGGATCGAAAAATTTTTCAACATAAACTGACAAAACTTTTAAAGGCATTGCAGGAGAATGTATAA
- the ybeY gene encoding rRNA maturation RNase YbeY, whose product MSLQLVWNNEQDEFDINDELIALLESILEQAGLSEGVSDGEVDLTFVDNEQIHALNKEYRGIDRPTDVLSFAMHEETDEELHIIYELDEENEQQMIPDSLGDIIISVPQAKLQSEEYGHSLERELGFLFVHGFLHLLGYDHQDEASEAEMMSKQEAVLEKVGLARQ is encoded by the coding sequence ATGAGCTTGCAGCTGGTTTGGAATAATGAGCAGGATGAGTTTGACATCAATGATGAGCTGATTGCGCTGCTAGAGAGCATTTTGGAGCAGGCGGGGCTGTCTGAGGGCGTGAGTGATGGGGAGGTTGATCTGACCTTTGTAGACAATGAGCAGATCCATGCGCTGAACAAGGAATACCGCGGCATTGACCGTCCTACTGACGTATTGTCCTTCGCCATGCACGAGGAAACCGATGAGGAGCTGCATATCATCTACGAGCTGGATGAAGAGAACGAGCAGCAGATGATTCCTGATTCGCTCGGCGATATTATCATCTCTGTCCCCCAGGCCAAGCTGCAGAGCGAAGAATACGGCCACTCGCTGGAGCGCGAGCTCGGATTCCTGTTCGTGCACGGATTTCTTCATCTGCTGGGCTATGACCATCAGGATGAGGCCAGTGAGGCGGAAATGATGTCGAAGCAGGAGGCCGTGCTGGAGAAGGTCGGCCTGGCGCGGCAGTGA
- a CDS encoding YqzL family protein, whose amino-acid sequence MRDFSWKYFAMTGDVDAYLLYKETGIPEEPEDALSGEEADGLEEHE is encoded by the coding sequence ATGCGAGATTTTTCGTGGAAGTATTTTGCAATGACAGGAGATGTCGATGCTTATCTGTTGTATAAGGAGACCGGCATACCGGAAGAGCCGGAGGACGCTCTTTCAGGTGAAGAGGCAGATGGGCTTGAGGAGCATGAATAA
- a CDS encoding diacylglycerol kinase, translating to MKPARYSLKASFRYALEGILQTIRTETHMKIHLAAAAIVFLAAALLNVGTVQWLFLVLAVSLVMAAELLNTAVEAVVDLVSPEAHPLAKRAKDAAAGAVLVTAGFAVVTGCIIFYIPVTDWLSSW from the coding sequence GTGAAGCCGGCGAGGTATTCCCTGAAAGCCAGCTTTCGCTATGCATTGGAGGGTATTCTTCAAACCATCAGAACAGAGACCCATATGAAAATCCATTTGGCCGCCGCAGCGATTGTATTTCTTGCTGCGGCCTTGCTGAATGTAGGGACCGTGCAGTGGCTGTTTCTGGTGCTGGCAGTGAGCCTGGTCATGGCCGCCGAGCTGTTAAATACGGCGGTGGAAGCTGTGGTGGATCTGGTCTCTCCAGAGGCACATCCTTTGGCGAAGCGGGCCAAGGATGCAGCGGCGGGTGCGGTGCTGGTCACGGCAGGCTTCGCCGTGGTGACAGGTTGCATTATTTTCTATATTCCTGTCACAGACTGGCTCTCATCCTGGTAA
- the recO gene encoding DNA repair protein RecO, whose product MLHRAEGIVIRSMDYGEGNKIITLCTEVAGKVGVLVRGAKKVKSRHAALTQLFTYGEYVYFRNGTGLATLNAGELIESHHKLRADLIKAAYSSYACELLDRVLQDDETGAFWFHQLKACLSALEEDKDPQVILNLYEMKILQAAGYGPELSVCISCGNERKDEDLLLSPTLGGVICRYCKHLDPPAMPIAPRTLRVLRLFAQLDLRRLGSIDIKEETKAELKEAMRAFMDIQLGLKLKSRGFLDQMDKYDI is encoded by the coding sequence ATGCTACACAGGGCGGAAGGCATCGTCATCCGCAGCATGGATTACGGCGAGGGGAACAAAATTATTACGCTTTGCACCGAAGTCGCGGGTAAGGTAGGGGTTTTAGTCCGCGGCGCAAAAAAAGTGAAGAGCCGCCATGCTGCCTTGACCCAGCTGTTTACGTACGGTGAATATGTATATTTTCGAAATGGTACAGGCCTTGCGACCTTGAACGCCGGGGAGCTGATTGAGTCCCATCACAAGCTGCGTGCCGATCTCATCAAGGCAGCATACTCCTCCTACGCCTGCGAGCTGCTTGACCGGGTGCTGCAGGATGATGAGACCGGGGCGTTCTGGTTCCATCAGCTGAAGGCCTGCTTGTCGGCGCTGGAGGAGGATAAGGATCCACAGGTCATATTGAATCTGTATGAGATGAAAATACTGCAGGCCGCAGGATACGGCCCCGAGCTCTCGGTGTGCATATCCTGCGGGAACGAAAGAAAGGACGAGGATTTGCTGCTCAGTCCTACTCTTGGCGGAGTCATCTGCCGCTATTGCAAGCATCTGGATCCTCCCGCCATGCCGATTGCGCCAAGAACGCTCCGAGTGCTTCGCCTGTTTGCGCAGCTGGATCTTCGCAGGCTGGGCAGCATAGACATCAAGGAGGAGACTAAGGCTGAGCTCAAAGAGGCCATGCGCGCGTTTATGGATATTCAGCTGGGGCTCAAATTGAAATCCAGAGGCTTTCTGGACCAGATGGACAAATATGATATTTGA
- the glyS gene encoding glycine--tRNA ligase subunit beta: MPRNILFEIGLEEVPARFLRSAMDQLKDKTQKWLEASRIGFTEVTAYATPRRLAVIIHEAQDRQSDMSEEVKGPSKKIALDDQGAWSKAALGFARSQGVDPDSFTFKELGGVEYIYVTKNSIGVETAELLPEGLLGILTSMTFPKNMKWGTHEFKFVRPIKWMAALYGSDIIELEITGVKAGNTTRGHRFLGKEAVISEASQYIDVLRAEHVIVDVEERKQMITEQIEALADEKGWNIAVKEDLLEEVLFLVETPTVLYGSFDPSFLNIPQDVLITSMREHQRYFPVLDQEGSLLPYFVTVRSGDSRSLDVIAKGNEKVLRARLSDAKFFYEEDQKLNIKDALSKLESIVFHEELGTIGDKVRRIRRIADQLASRLSLTADSCDQVSRAADICKFDLVTQMVYEFPELQGVMGEDYARKAGEQEAVAKAVFQHYQPRFAGDQAPASMIGAVVSIADKMDTIAGCFSIGIIPTGSQDPYALRRQAQGIVQIVLEHKLSLSLSEVFDIALAVHAERHDLKRSEKEILKDLTDFFGLRVKKLLSEDQRYDVVDAVISAGFDGVVSAVSRGQALMTEVQENSSFKSTVESFNRVSNLAAKAGKFAVNPELFAETQESELYEAWQSVREQYLDAIQQSDGEAALKLLGGLEKPITGFFDHVMVMAEDEAVKTNRLALLSGIDSDVKQFADFTKLVW; the protein is encoded by the coding sequence ATGCCTAGAAATATTCTGTTTGAAATTGGGCTTGAAGAGGTGCCTGCCCGCTTCCTGCGCAGTGCTATGGACCAACTGAAGGACAAGACGCAGAAATGGCTGGAGGCTTCCCGCATCGGCTTCACTGAAGTCACCGCCTATGCCACACCAAGGCGTCTTGCTGTGATTATTCACGAGGCACAGGACCGTCAGAGCGATATGAGCGAGGAGGTCAAAGGTCCTTCCAAGAAGATCGCCCTGGATGATCAGGGAGCGTGGAGCAAGGCAGCACTCGGCTTCGCCCGCAGCCAAGGCGTGGATCCGGACAGCTTCACATTCAAAGAGCTTGGGGGTGTGGAATACATTTACGTAACCAAGAACAGCATCGGTGTGGAGACGGCGGAGCTGCTGCCAGAGGGCCTGCTCGGCATTCTAACCTCCATGACCTTCCCCAAAAATATGAAGTGGGGCACGCATGAATTCAAGTTTGTCCGTCCTATCAAATGGATGGCTGCCCTGTACGGCTCAGACATCATTGAGCTTGAAATAACCGGAGTGAAGGCAGGAAATACGACCCGCGGTCATCGTTTCCTTGGGAAGGAAGCGGTCATCAGCGAGGCATCACAATATATCGACGTCCTTCGGGCGGAGCATGTCATTGTCGATGTAGAAGAGCGCAAGCAGATGATTACCGAGCAAATTGAGGCACTGGCGGACGAAAAGGGCTGGAACATTGCTGTGAAGGAGGATTTGCTGGAGGAAGTGCTGTTTCTGGTTGAAACGCCGACGGTGCTGTACGGAAGCTTTGACCCTTCCTTCCTGAACATTCCGCAGGATGTGCTGATTACCTCCATGAGAGAGCATCAGCGCTATTTCCCGGTGCTGGATCAGGAAGGCAGCCTGCTGCCTTATTTCGTCACCGTTCGCAGCGGCGACAGCCGTTCGCTGGATGTCATCGCCAAAGGGAACGAGAAGGTGCTGCGTGCACGTCTGTCCGATGCTAAGTTTTTCTACGAAGAAGATCAGAAGCTGAACATCAAGGATGCGCTCTCCAAGCTGGAAAGCATCGTCTTCCATGAGGAGCTGGGAACGATTGGCGATAAGGTCAGACGGATTCGCCGTATTGCTGATCAGCTGGCATCCAGGCTGTCATTGACAGCAGATTCCTGCGACCAGGTCAGCCGCGCTGCTGATATTTGCAAGTTCGATCTCGTGACACAAATGGTGTATGAGTTTCCAGAGCTGCAGGGCGTGATGGGCGAGGATTATGCCCGCAAGGCCGGGGAGCAGGAGGCTGTAGCCAAAGCGGTGTTCCAGCATTATCAGCCTCGCTTTGCAGGCGATCAGGCACCGGCCAGCATGATTGGAGCTGTAGTCAGCATCGCTGACAAAATGGATACCATTGCGGGCTGCTTCTCCATCGGCATTATCCCGACAGGCTCGCAGGACCCTTACGCACTTCGCCGCCAGGCCCAGGGTATTGTGCAGATCGTGCTGGAGCACAAGCTTTCACTCTCCCTGTCGGAGGTGTTCGATATTGCGCTGGCCGTGCACGCAGAGCGTCATGATCTGAAGCGCTCCGAGAAGGAAATCCTCAAGGATCTAACGGACTTCTTCGGCCTTCGTGTCAAAAAGCTGCTGTCTGAGGATCAGCGCTATGATGTCGTGGATGCGGTCATTTCGGCAGGCTTTGATGGGGTCGTCTCCGCCGTTTCCCGCGGTCAGGCGCTGATGACAGAGGTACAGGAGAACAGCAGCTTCAAATCTACAGTGGAATCCTTCAACCGGGTCAGCAATCTGGCTGCCAAGGCAGGCAAATTTGCAGTAAATCCAGAGCTGTTCGCAGAGACCCAGGAAAGCGAGCTGTACGAGGCCTGGCAGAGCGTCAGAGAGCAGTATCTGGATGCGATCCAGCAATCTGACGGTGAAGCTGCATTGAAGCTGCTGGGCGGGCTGGAAAAGCCGATCACCGGATTTTTTGATCATGTTATGGTTATGGCAGAGGATGAGGCTGTCAAAACGAATCGTCTGGCACTGCTCTCCGGCATTGACAGCGATGTGAAGCAATTCGCAGACTTTACGAAGCTGGTCTGGTAG
- a CDS encoding HD family phosphohydrolase yields the protein MAPNKPSTDKSMSNRHNGWKYSVATRYILFLLLALLIYISLSLKLLPERYDIQVGTRSEKSIPAPAQIEDSKATLKAQEEAAERVQPIYTYIPLRNDILVQQLFERIDRLNQDEVSVQDKISIYREEIPQRVDDFVDSFISSNQGSEGYPDELLDEMKTVIEQQAYRVPEETFIKIPRLEPEEISKMKTVARDIVSRLMNEIVDAQTARAKVAELVSTSSLSDRTSREVVQELARLVITANKFYNEVATKEAKVEARENTPPVYIKQGDILVQKGQLITPELYDLLGKNGLLKDEVTYWPEVGLLLFSILLSLGLLMFIRQSDVNIFKYNNSQILMLVLIYVITLICMHLAGFLQSEERVYVGYLAPVAIGVILVTLLMDMRLAYFSVIIFSILSSVILNVDKSQMFDFRFGFFAVITSCVALFAIHRASQRSALLKGGIMVSLFGALSVLILLLVHDSDWSRSESMYALAFAVASGILTAVLVIGLMPFFEVTFGILSALKLVELSNPNHPLLRKLLTETPGTYHHSVMVGNLSEAAAEAIGADGLLCRVGSYYHDVGKTKRPMYFIENQSNMENPHDSLEPKLSKSIIVAHARDGVEMQKDYNLPKPIRDIAEQHHGTSFLHFFYHKALKQAQEQGTEPDFTEDDFRYPGPKAQSKEAAIVGIADSVEAAVRSLRKPTVEQVETMIEKIIKGRVDDNQFNECDLTMKELDVIAKTLKATVMGIFHSRIEYPEEMKKSKPESAEAQSGKPAAEQE from the coding sequence ATGGCTCCTAATAAACCATCGACGGACAAGTCCATGTCTAATCGTCATAACGGCTGGAAATATAGCGTGGCAACACGCTATATTCTATTTTTGCTGCTGGCACTCCTGATTTATATCAGTCTGTCACTCAAGCTGCTGCCGGAGCGATATGATATCCAGGTCGGGACGCGAAGCGAGAAGAGCATCCCGGCGCCGGCTCAGATTGAAGACAGCAAGGCCACGCTGAAGGCACAGGAGGAAGCGGCGGAGAGGGTTCAGCCGATCTATACGTATATCCCGCTTCGTAACGATATTCTTGTGCAGCAACTGTTCGAGCGGATTGATCGGCTGAATCAGGACGAGGTCTCGGTTCAAGATAAAATTTCTATCTACCGCGAGGAAATTCCGCAGCGGGTGGATGATTTTGTAGACAGCTTTATTTCCAGCAACCAGGGCTCGGAAGGGTACCCGGATGAGCTGCTGGATGAGATGAAGACTGTGATCGAGCAGCAGGCCTATCGGGTGCCCGAGGAAACGTTCATCAAGATTCCGAGGCTGGAGCCTGAAGAAATATCGAAGATGAAGACGGTAGCCAGAGACATTGTGTCCCGGCTGATGAATGAAATTGTCGATGCGCAAACAGCGAGAGCAAAAGTAGCGGAGCTGGTCAGCACGAGCTCGCTCAGCGACAGAACCTCCAGAGAGGTTGTGCAGGAGCTTGCCCGCCTCGTGATTACGGCGAATAAGTTCTACAATGAGGTCGCCACGAAGGAGGCCAAGGTCGAGGCTCGTGAGAATACGCCTCCTGTCTATATCAAGCAAGGAGATATCCTCGTACAGAAGGGGCAGCTGATTACGCCGGAGCTGTATGACCTGCTGGGTAAGAACGGGCTGCTCAAGGACGAGGTTACCTACTGGCCGGAGGTAGGCCTGCTGCTATTCAGCATCCTGTTATCACTGGGTCTGCTCATGTTCATCCGCCAGTCTGATGTTAATATATTCAAATACAACAACTCACAAATTTTGATGCTTGTTCTGATCTATGTCATTACGTTGATATGTATGCATCTGGCCGGATTTCTGCAAAGCGAGGAACGGGTATATGTCGGCTATCTGGCCCCAGTAGCGATCGGGGTCATTCTGGTTACGCTACTGATGGATATGAGACTTGCGTATTTCAGCGTCATTATATTCAGCATTCTGTCCAGTGTAATTTTGAATGTGGACAAGAGTCAGATGTTTGATTTTCGGTTTGGCTTTTTTGCGGTCATCACATCCTGTGTGGCGTTGTTCGCAATCCACCGCGCCAGTCAGCGCTCAGCTCTTCTGAAGGGCGGTATTATGGTATCTCTGTTCGGTGCGCTGTCCGTGCTTATCCTGCTGCTTGTCCACGATTCGGACTGGAGCCGGAGCGAGAGCATGTACGCCCTTGCATTTGCTGTGGCGAGCGGAATTTTAACGGCTGTGCTGGTGATTGGCCTCATGCCATTTTTTGAAGTGACTTTCGGAATCTTGTCCGCTCTAAAGCTGGTGGAGCTGTCCAATCCGAATCATCCGCTGCTGCGCAAGCTTCTGACCGAAACGCCGGGAACCTATCACCACAGCGTAATGGTGGGCAATTTGTCCGAGGCTGCGGCAGAGGCCATTGGCGCAGACGGGCTGCTGTGCCGGGTGGGGTCTTACTACCACGATGTCGGCAAGACAAAGCGCCCGATGTATTTTATTGAGAATCAGAGCAACATGGAGAATCCCCATGATTCGCTGGAGCCTAAGCTCAGCAAATCTATTATTGTCGCCCATGCCCGGGATGGCGTGGAAATGCAGAAGGATTACAATCTGCCCAAGCCGATCCGCGACATTGCAGAGCAGCATCACGGAACCAGCTTCCTGCATTTTTTCTACCACAAGGCGTTGAAGCAGGCACAGGAGCAGGGGACCGAGCCGGATTTCACTGAGGATGATTTCAGATATCCCGGTCCGAAGGCGCAGTCGAAGGAAGCCGCGATTGTCGGTATCGCCGACAGCGTCGAGGCTGCGGTGCGTTCTTTGCGGAAGCCTACGGTGGAGCAGGTGGAGACGATGATCGAGAAGATCATCAAGGGCCGTGTGGATGACAATCAGTTTAATGAATGTGATCTGACGATGAAAGAGCTGGATGTGATTGCGAAGACGCTGAAGGCCACCGTCATGGGAATTTTCCATTCCAGGATTGAGTATCCTGAGGAAATGAAGAAGAGCAAGCCGGAATCGGCCGAGGCACAGTCCGGCAAGCCGGCTGCGGAGCAGGAATGA
- the dnaG gene encoding DNA primase → MVTGQGGIPDDVIESVLARNDIVDTVSKYVQLSKQGKYMKGLCPFHSEKTPSFTVTPDRQIFYCYGCGKGGNSIKFRMEIEGYSFPEAVRIMAEESDIALPEGQGSPSHAVPVNPEKERLYEAYELCSKLYHFLLKNTQHGQEAMAYLRSRGFNDKLIDQFGLGFAPDRWDTLVQFLGKREFDLLEMEKGGLLSARQDRDGYVDKFRNRIMFPIHDRNGRVIAFAGRILGEGQPKYLNSPESLLFNKSRTLYNLHQAKTSVRKQRQIILCEGYGDVISTWEAGFQNVVATMGTSLTEQQISVMKSMAEEVIVSYDGDRAGLNAAMKVLPMLENAGLKVRIALLGDGLDPDDYYRKYGGDRYRHVLENAAASTKFKLIYLKKNHILLEEQGKIAYTREALPVIAELSSSTEREVYLRELATELQLSYESLKQDCNLLRQSMQKMNEHGDNPDKRWNNGRHKKGQIAAPALLPAYHAAERRLLSLMLQDEEAARYVGEHLGEAFNIEDHAAIAAYLYAYYAQNKPPDPSRFMSSLHDDRLEKTVSSISMMENPQEWNVQVLDDCIREVLKYPKQKQIAEKKEEMMKAERSGDFLRAAQIASEIIALERQ, encoded by the coding sequence ATGGTTACCGGACAGGGCGGTATTCCGGATGATGTAATTGAGTCGGTACTGGCCAGGAATGATATTGTCGATACGGTAAGCAAATATGTGCAGTTGTCCAAGCAAGGGAAATACATGAAGGGCTTATGTCCCTTTCATTCGGAGAAGACGCCATCCTTTACCGTGACGCCGGATCGGCAGATTTTTTACTGCTATGGCTGCGGAAAGGGCGGGAATTCCATTAAGTTCAGAATGGAGATAGAAGGCTATTCCTTTCCGGAAGCCGTTCGGATTATGGCGGAGGAAAGCGATATTGCACTGCCGGAGGGGCAGGGCTCTCCATCACATGCGGTACCTGTAAATCCGGAGAAGGAAAGGCTGTATGAGGCGTACGAGCTGTGCTCGAAGCTGTATCATTTTTTGCTCAAGAATACACAGCACGGTCAAGAAGCCATGGCATACCTTCGATCCCGGGGCTTTAACGACAAGCTGATTGACCAATTCGGACTCGGCTTTGCACCTGACCGCTGGGATACGCTGGTTCAGTTTCTGGGGAAACGGGAATTTGACCTGCTGGAAATGGAGAAGGGCGGACTGCTCTCTGCCCGTCAGGACCGTGACGGCTATGTAGACAAGTTCCGCAACCGGATTATGTTTCCGATTCATGACCGCAACGGACGGGTGATTGCTTTTGCGGGGCGGATCCTTGGAGAGGGTCAGCCGAAGTACCTGAACTCTCCCGAGAGCCTGCTGTTTAACAAGAGCCGTACGCTGTACAATTTACATCAGGCCAAGACGTCTGTCCGCAAGCAGCGTCAGATTATTCTGTGCGAGGGATATGGAGATGTCATCTCGACCTGGGAAGCGGGGTTTCAGAACGTCGTCGCTACAATGGGCACTTCCCTGACAGAGCAGCAGATTTCGGTGATGAAATCGATGGCTGAAGAAGTCATTGTTTCGTATGACGGAGACCGGGCAGGACTCAATGCGGCGATGAAGGTGCTGCCTATGCTGGAGAACGCCGGGCTGAAGGTCAGGATTGCTCTGCTGGGTGATGGACTGGACCCGGATGATTATTACCGGAAGTACGGCGGGGATCGTTACCGCCATGTGCTGGAGAACGCAGCGGCCTCCACGAAATTCAAGCTTATATATCTGAAAAAAAACCATATACTGCTAGAAGAACAGGGCAAAATCGCTTATACCCGTGAAGCGCTCCCGGTCATTGCGGAGCTCAGCTCCTCAACAGAGAGGGAGGTATATTTGCGGGAATTGGCTACCGAGCTTCAGCTGTCTTATGAAAGCTTGAAGCAGGATTGCAATTTGCTGCGCCAATCCATGCAAAAAATGAACGAGCATGGGGATAATCCGGACAAAAGGTGGAATAATGGTAGGCATAAAAAAGGGCAGATCGCCGCACCGGCGCTGCTGCCAGCCTATCATGCCGCGGAACGGAGGCTGCTCTCCTTAATGCTGCAGGATGAGGAAGCGGCCAGGTATGTGGGCGAGCATCTCGGCGAAGCTTTTAACATTGAAGATCATGCGGCGATTGCTGCTTATCTATATGCTTATTACGCGCAGAACAAGCCGCCGGATCCCAGCCGGTTTATGTCTTCACTTCATGACGACCGATTAGAGAAAACGGTAAGCTCGATTTCGATGATGGAAAATCCGCAGGAGTGGAATGTTCAGGTGCTGGATGACTGCATCCGCGAGGTTCTCAAATATCCGAAGCAGAAACAGATCGCCGAGAAGAAAGAAGAAATGATGAAAGCGGAACGGTCCGGTGATTTTTTGCGAGCCGCCCAAATAGCAAGTGAGATTATTGCCCTAGAGAGACAGTGA
- the era gene encoding GTPase Era produces the protein MNKSQFKSGFVAIIGRPNVGKSTLMNQVIGQKIAIMSDKPQTTRNKIHGVYTTNSSQIVFLDTPGIHKRQSKLGDFMNQTALGTLGEVEAVLFLIDASEGFGGGDRFIAEQLKKVKTPVILVMNKIDKIEPEALLPLIEEYRKLHDFAEIIPISAMQGNNVNTLLDQLQKYLPPGPQYYPEDQITDHPEQFVCAELIREKILHMTREEVPHSIAVTIEDMKVESNGTVHISAVIFVERDSQKGIIIGKQGSLLKEVGKQARQDIQKLLGSKIFLELWVKVKKDWRNQDRVLRDLGFHRGQ, from the coding sequence ATGAATAAAAGTCAGTTTAAATCCGGCTTCGTGGCCATAATCGGCAGGCCCAATGTGGGGAAATCGACCTTGATGAACCAGGTTATTGGGCAGAAAATTGCCATTATGTCCGACAAGCCGCAGACTACCCGGAACAAGATTCACGGGGTATACACAACCAACAGCTCTCAGATTGTCTTTCTGGACACGCCGGGTATTCACAAGCGTCAGTCCAAGCTGGGTGATTTCATGAACCAGACGGCGCTGGGTACGCTGGGAGAGGTAGAGGCGGTTCTGTTTCTGATTGATGCCTCAGAGGGCTTTGGCGGCGGTGACAGGTTTATCGCCGAGCAGCTGAAGAAGGTAAAGACGCCTGTCATTCTGGTTATGAACAAGATCGACAAGATTGAGCCGGAGGCGCTTTTGCCGCTTATCGAAGAGTATCGCAAGCTGCATGATTTTGCCGAGATTATTCCGATCTCCGCCATGCAGGGAAACAACGTGAACACGCTGCTGGATCAGCTTCAGAAATATCTTCCGCCGGGACCGCAGTATTATCCTGAGGATCAGATAACCGACCATCCGGAGCAGTTCGTCTGTGCCGAGCTGATTCGCGAGAAAATTCTGCATATGACAAGGGAAGAGGTTCCGCACTCTATTGCGGTGACAATCGAAGATATGAAGGTAGAGAGCAATGGGACCGTTCACATCTCGGCAGTCATTTTTGTGGAGAGGGATTCGCAGAAGGGGATTATTATCGGTAAACAGGGGTCGCTGCTGAAGGAAGTCGGCAAGCAGGCCCGTCAGGACATTCAAAAGCTGCTCGGCTCAAAGATATTCCTGGAGCTGTGGGTTAAGGTTAAAAAAGATTGGCGCAACCAGGATCGGGTGCTCCGGGATCTCGGATTTCACCGCGGACAATAA